The following are encoded in a window of Flavobacteriales bacterium genomic DNA:
- a CDS encoding 3-dehydroquinate synthase, producing the protein MTPLDVRLFDADGCPVACGTHALAALEGTIAAWPGTPQTFILGDDNTLRDCLPELLAHVPALRDAPTIAIPPGETSKRIAMCEAVWEHLAEEAAGRDAVLICLGGGVVTDLGGFVAGAYKRGIRHIHVPTTLMGMADAAIGAKTAVDLAGVKNIVGLFHKPLGVFVHLPFLRTLGKRELLNGLAEMIKHGLVCDAAHWAAIVDAPLHDLEALAPLVERSVAIKAAVVSGDPLEQGPRRLLNFGHTIGHALEAQGWEGGRHAPLHGEAVVAGMICAAWLSTELGQLPAGDRDRITSHLMGLFKHIPSDTMDDHRLLELMRNDKKNSGDGFRFTLLEAIGRGRIDMRVDADQVRQALDHYRSITAHV; encoded by the coding sequence ATGACGCCCCTGGACGTACGCTTGTTCGATGCCGACGGCTGCCCGGTGGCCTGTGGCACGCATGCGCTCGCGGCCCTGGAAGGCACGATCGCCGCATGGCCCGGTACGCCACAGACCTTCATTTTGGGCGATGACAACACGCTGCGCGATTGCCTGCCCGAACTGCTCGCCCATGTGCCCGCGTTGCGCGATGCGCCCACCATCGCCATTCCACCCGGTGAAACATCGAAGCGCATCGCCATGTGCGAAGCGGTGTGGGAACATCTCGCGGAGGAGGCCGCGGGCCGCGATGCCGTGCTGATCTGTCTTGGCGGTGGGGTGGTCACCGATCTCGGTGGCTTCGTTGCGGGCGCCTACAAGCGTGGCATCCGCCACATCCACGTGCCCACCACGCTCATGGGCATGGCCGACGCCGCCATCGGCGCCAAGACCGCGGTGGACCTCGCGGGGGTGAAGAACATCGTCGGACTCTTCCACAAGCCGCTGGGGGTGTTCGTGCATTTGCCCTTCCTGCGCACCCTGGGCAAGCGTGAACTCCTCAATGGACTGGCGGAGATGATCAAGCATGGGCTGGTCTGTGACGCGGCGCATTGGGCGGCCATCGTGGACGCCCCCTTGCACGACCTCGAAGCGCTCGCTCCGCTGGTGGAACGCTCGGTGGCGATCAAGGCCGCGGTGGTGAGCGGTGATCCGCTGGAGCAGGGACCGCGCCGGCTGCTCAACTTCGGCCATACCATCGGACATGCCTTGGAAGCGCAGGGCTGGGAAGGGGGGCGGCATGCGCCCCTGCATGGCGAGGCCGTGGTGGCCGGTATGATATGCGCCGCCTGGCTAAGCACGGAATTGGGCCAGTTGCCCGCCGGGGATCGGGACCGGATCACCAGCCACCTCATGGGTCTGTTCAAGCATATCCCGTCGGACACCATGGACGATCATCGCCTCCTGGAGTTGATGCGCAACGACAAGAAGAACAGCGGTGACGGATTCCGCTTCACCCTGCTGGAGGCCATCGGGCGCGGCCGCATCGACATGCGTGTGGACGCCGACCAGGTGCGGCAGGCACTGGACCATTACCGATCCATCACGGCACATGTCTGA
- a CDS encoding formate--tetrahydrofolate ligase yields the protein MPFPTDLEIAQAARMKPIAEVAAGLGVDSALIEPYGHYKAKLPLSLIDEGRMKRAKLVLVTALSPTPAGEGKTTTSIGLHEGLCRLGRKSVVVLREPSLGPVFGMKGGAAGGGYAQVVPMEDINLHFTGDFAAIEKANNLLAALIDNNVQSRTRGLGLDPRTISWKRVMDMNDRALRSIVIGLGGTGNGVPRQDGFNITPASEVMAILCLATSFEDLKKRLGDIYIGQTWAREPKYARDLKAEGAMAILLKDAIKPNLVQTLEGNPAILHGGPFANIAQGVNSVLATRMGLSLGEYVVTEAGFGADLGAEKFFDIKCRAAGLKPDAAVVVATIRALRYHGGADIKMVNEAAPDKVEKGLANLGRHIENMNKFGVKAVVAINQFPTDTDVEIELVKKYCAERGVDAVLAQGFAQGGAGMTALAEAVVRTAESGESKFKPLYDLSLSIQDKIAIIAREVYRADGVDYTGEALVALKRIAKLGLEGVPICMAKTQYSFSDDKALRAAPTGFRITVRDIEIAAGAGFVVPICGEIMRMPGLPETPAAEGMDIDAQGVITGLS from the coding sequence ATGCCCTTCCCCACCGACCTTGAGATCGCGCAAGCCGCGCGCATGAAGCCCATCGCTGAAGTGGCCGCCGGCCTGGGCGTCGATAGCGCCCTGATCGAGCCTTACGGTCACTACAAGGCCAAGCTGCCGCTCTCGCTGATCGATGAAGGGCGCATGAAGCGGGCGAAGCTGGTGCTGGTGACGGCGCTGAGCCCCACGCCCGCCGGGGAGGGCAAGACCACCACAAGCATCGGCCTGCACGAGGGCCTGTGCCGGCTGGGCAGGAAAAGCGTGGTGGTGCTGCGCGAACCATCGCTCGGGCCGGTCTTCGGCATGAAGGGCGGCGCGGCCGGTGGCGGTTACGCGCAGGTGGTGCCCATGGAGGACATCAACCTGCACTTCACCGGCGACTTCGCTGCGATCGAGAAGGCCAACAATCTGCTGGCCGCGCTGATCGACAACAACGTGCAGAGCCGCACACGCGGACTGGGCCTCGATCCGCGCACGATCAGCTGGAAGCGTGTGATGGACATGAACGATCGCGCCCTGCGCAGCATCGTCATCGGCCTGGGGGGCACTGGCAACGGCGTGCCGCGCCAGGATGGGTTCAACATCACCCCGGCGAGCGAGGTGATGGCGATCCTCTGTCTGGCCACCAGTTTCGAGGATCTGAAGAAGCGGCTGGGCGATATCTACATCGGGCAGACCTGGGCCCGCGAGCCGAAGTACGCGCGCGACCTCAAGGCCGAGGGCGCCATGGCCATTCTGTTGAAGGACGCCATCAAGCCCAACCTGGTGCAGACGCTGGAGGGCAATCCCGCCATCCTGCACGGCGGCCCCTTCGCCAACATCGCACAGGGCGTCAACAGCGTGCTGGCCACGCGCATGGGTCTCAGTCTCGGCGAATACGTGGTGACAGAGGCCGGCTTCGGCGCGGACCTGGGCGCGGAGAAATTCTTCGACATCAAGTGCCGCGCGGCGGGCCTGAAGCCCGATGCCGCCGTGGTCGTGGCCACCATCCGGGCCTTGCGCTATCACGGTGGTGCCGACATCAAGATGGTGAACGAAGCCGCGCCGGACAAGGTGGAGAAGGGTCTGGCCAACCTGGGCCGCCACATCGAGAACATGAACAAGTTCGGCGTGAAGGCCGTGGTGGCCATCAACCAGTTCCCCACGGACACCGACGTTGAGATCGAGCTGGTGAAGAAGTATTGCGCGGAGCGTGGTGTGGATGCCGTGCTGGCCCAGGGCTTCGCGCAGGGTGGTGCGGGCATGACCGCATTGGCAGAGGCTGTGGTACGCACAGCGGAAAGTGGCGAAAGCAAGTTCAAGCCACTCTACGACCTGTCCCTGTCCATCCAGGACAAGATCGCCATCATCGCCCGCGAGGTCTACCGCGCGGATGGTGTGGACTACACCGGCGAGGCGCTTGTCGCCTTGAAGCGCATCGCGAAACTCGGGCTGGAGGGCGTGCCCATCTGCATGGCCAAGACGCAGTACAGCTTCAGCGACGACAAGGCCCTGCGTGCGGCGCCCACCGGCTTCCGCATCACCGTGCGCGACATCGAGATCGCCGCCGGTGCCGGATTCGTGGTGCCCATCTGCGGTGAGATCATGCGCATGCCCGGCCTGCCGGAAACGCCCGCAGCTGAAGGGATGGACATCGACGCGCAGGGTGTGATCACAGGTCTGAGCTGA
- a CDS encoding T9SS type A sorting domain-containing protein: MGNRHVLLPAVLCTTVLAAQTLDQANNAPVPGQYFTFHQTNNVPPGPGGANQVWDFSNMPTGAPVFFNYMAPAATPFGAVFPNATVAMLDVHNDYRYMQATSSGIDLLGHYSSMISSLIIYQDPEKTMGYPCGYGCSWSDNFSSNFSSSGTPVVRTGTINGLADGYGTIMMPSGTYGNVLRVRTIEDYTDVVAGGLYIINYLFTHYSWYLPGTPVPLMSVHDQVTTTNGVPSPVLFARYLTSSPLGSSAEDPITAAVSIYPNPARDRVEVAFGSSGSAYQLEVVDATGRVVLTDGPAGHPPGIGRITLEVGGLSSGVYTARLRDAQGTTTTGRFVVE; this comes from the coding sequence ATGGGAAACAGACATGTCCTCCTGCCCGCCGTCTTGTGCACCACCGTGCTGGCGGCACAGACCCTGGACCAGGCGAACAATGCCCCGGTACCCGGCCAGTACTTCACCTTCCACCAGACCAACAATGTGCCTCCAGGTCCCGGGGGTGCCAACCAGGTCTGGGACTTCAGCAACATGCCCACTGGCGCACCGGTCTTCTTCAACTACATGGCACCGGCCGCCACCCCATTCGGCGCGGTCTTCCCCAATGCCACCGTGGCGATGCTCGATGTGCACAACGACTACCGATACATGCAGGCCACATCCAGCGGGATCGATCTGCTGGGCCACTATTCCAGCATGATCAGTTCGCTGATCATCTACCAGGACCCTGAGAAGACCATGGGGTATCCATGCGGCTATGGCTGCAGCTGGTCGGACAATTTCAGCAGCAACTTCTCCAGCAGTGGAACACCGGTGGTGCGCACCGGCACCATCAACGGACTGGCCGACGGATACGGGACCATCATGATGCCATCCGGCACATACGGCAACGTGCTGCGCGTCCGCACCATCGAGGACTACACCGACGTGGTGGCTGGTGGCCTCTACATCATCAACTACCTGTTCACCCACTATTCGTGGTACCTGCCAGGCACGCCCGTGCCCCTGATGTCCGTGCACGACCAGGTGACCACCACCAACGGGGTGCCCAGCCCGGTGCTCTTCGCCCGCTACCTCACCAGCAGTCCGCTGGGAAGCTCCGCGGAGGACCCGATCACCGCGGCCGTGAGCATTTATCCCAATCCGGCCCGCGACCGGGTGGAGGTGGCCTTCGGCAGTTCCGGAAGCGCCTATCAACTGGAAGTGGTCGATGCCACCGGCCGCGTGGTGCTGACCGATGGACCGGCCGGCCATCCGCCAGGTATCGGGCGGATCACGCTGGAGGTGGGAGGGCTGTCCTCAGGTGTCTACACGGCCCGCCTGCGGGATGCCCAAGGGACCACGACCACAGGACGTTTCGTGGTGGAATAG
- a CDS encoding DNA-binding protein, with product MNITFNELRRIKDNLPDGSIHRIAKELDLNVETVWNYFGGYSHPNGKPMGVHLEEGPDGGVVSLDDTRILDLAKRILGEVPAHA from the coding sequence ATGAACATCACCTTCAATGAACTGCGGCGGATCAAGGACAACCTGCCCGATGGGAGCATCCACCGCATCGCCAAGGAGCTCGACCTGAACGTGGAGACCGTGTGGAACTATTTTGGAGGATACAGCCACCCGAATGGGAAGCCCATGGGGGTACATCTCGAAGAGGGACCCGACGGTGGCGTGGTGTCCTTGGACGATACCCGCATCCTGGATCTGGCCAAGCGGATCCTCGGCGAGGTACCCGCCCACGCCTGA
- a CDS encoding OmpA family protein: MERSLALSLVLVAVISQSAAQNVLQRALQHDTMPNLVPNPGFEEFVKPFCGWTQDVEKFNSNVAYWNSPTQTTPDLFTTKNDPDCWAHPAKHSSGKQSPRTGHAMAGIKIYGKGNTPTFWHEYLQVELMEPLAQGTRYIAECWVQRAVKSNEASNNIGLLLTDVPIATRDNLPLHITPTVNEEKVVKKSGWHRVSGVFEAGGGERYLLIGNFYGDDHTQHERMPEGERGGYYFVDDVNVRLAPPGTALSPKPRESVPPPPRQVPVQHASSTAVDIHTIEPAVGTRVRLDNVHFAFDKADLLPGYEKELDNLVDLMIDFPFLRVEIEGHTDDQGSEAYNDKLSDARAKAVVDHLLKKKISAERISWKGYGKRQPQVPNTSEENRALNRRVEFRIVER; this comes from the coding sequence ATGGAACGCAGCCTTGCCTTGTCGCTTGTCCTGGTGGCCGTCATTTCGCAGTCCGCTGCTCAGAATGTGTTGCAACGCGCCTTGCAGCACGACACCATGCCCAACCTGGTACCGAACCCGGGCTTCGAGGAGTTCGTGAAGCCCTTCTGCGGCTGGACGCAGGACGTGGAGAAATTCAACAGCAACGTGGCCTACTGGAACTCGCCCACGCAGACCACGCCCGACCTCTTCACCACCAAGAACGACCCCGATTGCTGGGCGCATCCTGCCAAGCACAGCAGCGGCAAGCAATCACCGCGCACCGGCCACGCCATGGCGGGGATCAAGATCTACGGCAAGGGCAACACACCCACCTTCTGGCACGAGTACCTGCAGGTGGAACTCATGGAACCTCTCGCGCAAGGCACACGCTACATCGCCGAATGCTGGGTGCAGCGCGCCGTGAAGAGCAACGAGGCGAGCAACAACATCGGCCTGCTGCTCACCGACGTGCCGATCGCCACGCGCGACAACCTGCCGCTGCACATCACCCCCACGGTGAACGAGGAGAAGGTGGTGAAGAAGAGCGGCTGGCACAGGGTGAGTGGTGTGTTCGAAGCCGGTGGTGGCGAGCGCTATCTGCTGATCGGCAACTTCTACGGCGATGACCACACGCAGCATGAGCGCATGCCCGAGGGTGAACGCGGCGGCTACTATTTCGTGGACGACGTGAATGTGCGCTTGGCACCGCCGGGCACCGCGCTATCGCCCAAGCCCAGGGAAAGCGTGCCGCCCCCGCCGCGCCAGGTGCCCGTGCAGCACGCCAGCAGCACGGCCGTGGACATCCACACCATCGAGCCGGCCGTGGGCACACGTGTACGCTTGGACAATGTGCACTTCGCCTTCGACAAGGCCGACCTGTTGCCGGGCTATGAGAAGGAACTGGACAATCTGGTGGACCTGATGATCGATTTCCCCTTCCTGCGCGTGGAGATCGAAGGCCATACGGACGATCAGGGCAGTGAGGCCTACAACGACAAGCTGAGTGATGCGCGCGCCAAGGCCGTGGTGGACCACCTGCTGAAGAAGAAGATCTCCGCGGAGCGCATCAGTTGGAAGGGCTATGGCAAGCGACAACCCCAGGTACCCAACACCAGCGAGGAGAACCGCGCCTTGAACCGGCGCGTGGAGTTCCGCATCGTGGAGCGGTAG
- a CDS encoding MATE family efflux transporter, with translation MSLRSILALVRDAICGGEDQDFTRMGVRRAIVLLSIPMVLEMGMESVFALVDAFFVSRLGTDAIATVGLTESVLMIIYSLAWGLGMGVTAVVARRSGEHDPRGASRSAMQGILLATVLGLGIAVPGFLFAGDILRLMGAEAGVLAVGTGYTQVMFASNIVILLLFVNNAVYRGAGDAAMAMRVLAVANGINIVLDPLLIFGIGPFPEMGVTGAAVATTIGRGTAVMYQLWALSRPKGRIILLRSETRLDPAVLWTIVKVSAGGVAQFIIPSLSWVFLVRIVAVFGSAAVAGYTIAVRVIMFSIMPAWGMANAASTLVGQNLGAREPDRAERSAWLIGHYNMFFMVGIALFFWATAPWIVSFFTFDPLVARYGVEALRIICLGYFFYAYGMVLAQAFNGAGDTLTPTWMNIICFWIIEIPLAWFLSRTLGWGVTGVFASIAISESILAVLSAAIFKMGRWKLVKV, from the coding sequence ATGTCCTTGCGATCCATCCTTGCGCTTGTTCGCGATGCCATTTGCGGTGGCGAGGACCAGGACTTCACCCGTATGGGGGTCCGGCGCGCCATCGTGCTGCTGAGCATTCCCATGGTGCTGGAGATGGGGATGGAAAGCGTGTTCGCCTTGGTGGACGCCTTCTTCGTGAGCCGCCTGGGCACGGACGCCATCGCCACGGTGGGCCTCACCGAAAGCGTGTTGATGATCATCTACTCGCTGGCCTGGGGTCTGGGCATGGGCGTGACGGCCGTGGTGGCGCGGCGCAGCGGCGAGCATGATCCACGCGGGGCATCGCGCTCGGCCATGCAGGGCATCCTGCTCGCCACTGTGCTGGGTCTGGGCATCGCCGTGCCCGGCTTTCTCTTCGCGGGCGACATCCTGCGGCTGATGGGTGCCGAGGCCGGTGTGCTCGCCGTGGGCACCGGCTACACGCAGGTGATGTTCGCCTCGAACATCGTGATCCTGCTGCTCTTCGTGAACAATGCGGTCTATCGCGGCGCGGGCGATGCGGCCATGGCCATGCGGGTGCTGGCGGTGGCCAACGGCATCAACATCGTCCTGGACCCGCTGCTGATCTTCGGCATCGGGCCCTTCCCCGAGATGGGCGTCACGGGTGCGGCGGTGGCCACCACCATCGGCCGGGGCACGGCGGTGATGTATCAACTCTGGGCGTTGTCGCGTCCCAAAGGCCGCATCATATTGCTTCGCTCGGAGACGCGCCTCGACCCGGCCGTGTTGTGGACCATCGTGAAAGTGAGCGCCGGTGGCGTGGCGCAATTCATCATCCCATCGCTCAGTTGGGTGTTCCTGGTGCGCATCGTGGCGGTCTTCGGCAGCGCCGCCGTGGCGGGCTACACCATAGCGGTGCGTGTGATCATGTTCAGCATCATGCCGGCCTGGGGCATGGCCAACGCGGCCAGCACGCTGGTGGGTCAGAACCTGGGTGCCAGGGAGCCGGACAGGGCGGAGCGCAGCGCGTGGCTCATCGGCCACTACAACATGTTCTTCATGGTGGGCATCGCGCTCTTCTTCTGGGCCACCGCACCCTGGATCGTGTCCTTCTTCACCTTCGATCCGCTGGTGGCGCGCTACGGTGTGGAGGCGCTGCGCATCATCTGCCTCGGCTATTTCTTCTACGCCTACGGCATGGTGCTGGCGCAGGCCTTCAATGGTGCGGGCGATACGCTCACGCCCACGTGGATGAACATCATCTGCTTCTGGATCATCGAGATCCCGCTCGCCTGGTTCCTGTCCCGAACGCTCGGCTGGGGCGTCACCGGTGTGTTCGCCTCCATCGCCATCAGCGAAAGCATCCTGGCGGTGCTCAGCGCGGCGATCTTCAAGATGGGGAGGTGGAAGTTGGTGAAGGTGTGA